In the genome of Plutella xylostella chromosome 6, ilPluXylo3.1, whole genome shotgun sequence, the window TACATTTCTTTCTGTTGCAACGCGCGAGCGCAGCATCCGCGCGGCTGTGCCAATGACCCACTGCGGCTTTTTGTGTGACTAACGGTCCGCCCTCCGATGTCAATGTTTCACTGATCAAAGCTAATGAATCCGAGCTATCGGACGCGACAGCTCTTTTATTTCTTCACTAGATAGTGTTCCAACGTAATGCACTCTTGATGGATGAGCTTAATTGAAAACCTGTCACTGGTGTGGTCACCTCCTGTAACTGTTGTAATCGAGTTAAtgtaattaatgtttttgtttaacaaaTGCCATTGGCGAAGTTAATATAGTGTTATCGTTTTCATTCCTCAGAGGTAGTGCTTACACGCTTATGGAATCTTTAAAATACATGAATTGAACATTTTCCAATCAATTAAGAATTCAATTAAAGCTTTGTCAACTAGCCGGATCAGAATCAGGTATTTCTGGCTCGTGAGCAGGTACTCGGCCGTCTGAAGTGACTCCGACGTCGACTGTTCCAGATACGTCGGATCAGCCGACCGGTCCAAACTCCAAACACGGTATCGGCGATTGGTCACCGATTATTTGGtcatttttaactttaattactCCACTAGATTCACAGGTTACTTGAGACTCTTGACGGGCGACATTTTCTTTCCGCTTTGAATGTGAAGTGGGCCGAGTCAATGCTCTTTTCGGGTCATATTTGCTTGTTAAGTTTTAAAAGAGAAATGTTTGCTTGTCACTTAGCAGCTTTAGCGCAACTATTAGCGGGTAGTCTAGAGTGGGTAATCTTAATTGCAGATTCTTGCTTTCTCTTCTGTATAAAACTAGTAGTTGTAGGAGGACGTAAATTGTAAAGTGTTTGGGATTAGTGGCGTAGCAACGACAAAAATAACATTAGAATAATTTCATTTCCACTGTAAATTGACAGGCTGCGAGATGCTGTAGTGGTTGAAAGAAGTGACCGCGGAGTAAAAGCAAaggaaataaaactaaaaccaCAGCAAGGTCTTGTCTCAGGAAAAATGCCTTAACCCCTATACATTTGAGCACATTTTGTAATAACATCGAACAACTTAGATCTGTGAGAACGGAACGCTCTGGAAACCACGGCTAGGGTTTCTGCAGACACAATGGTGGCATGAAAGGAGAAAAAGTCAACAAATAACATTGACCAATAAATAGTTCCGCATCTgcatcttttgttttattgatctatTCCCATGACTtctgtttttaatttcataatctCTTGAGTAAATAATTGGCATACTGATGAGTGGGTGCATTGTTCTGTCCGACTTTGAGGAAGAAAATATAATGCTTTTTAATAGTAGCTTTACGCCAATCAAAGCTTTCACGATTTGCAGGGAACTTGCCAGATTATCTGCggaaataaattaacatttataataCTCGTAGAATAGTAGGACGTCTGCTTGTTTTGAACTAGGTAAtgcgaaaatatttttaattgatGAATAATATATGATACTCTACAGTGATATGAGTCAGTCAAGTTACAAATATTTAGTTGTACACCACATGTATAAAATGTGGATTGTACactattttgtttactgtttctGCAAGTCTAGATGTCGTTACCGTCAACAGTGtacattatttgtatttgttttatttttattcttctttgtataaaaacaaacaaaagaatGTTTGTCAACTAGGCCAGTCGTTCCAATGTGtcacaaacatacatactGTAGGTACTGTTCCAGTATTAGATGATCCGTGACTACAACCGTACTGAAACCTTTTAAGTTTAGTGAGACTATTTTGCTAGAAACATACATACACCAGAACAAAATGTATGAAGATTGAATTGTGGGTGAGACTTTGTGTGTATTGTTCTCGTTCCAGTGAGTGaccattgttttttttggtgttatACGAAGGTAATTAAAATGCACATTTAACGAGATTGTTAGATTATATGGTATgttctttttaaatattttttttttgtttcatcaCGTTGCCTGCTGATTGGTAACtgagtatacataatattatttattgacttCGCAATCTGTTTGAATTGCATAACTAGATAAGTTTGATAAGGTACGTTGGTACTTTTATTTTCAaccacaaaatatttaaatttaaacttagcACTTGAATCTCAACTTAATGAGAATGTTACATTAGTGACTTTGACATGTCATCTTCGACTGTTATAGATGATTTGATGTTCGCAAGACTTTCTAAATTGACGACATCGCTATACATATCGTACGTCGTTCTAAAATCCATAGAATCTTTTCTATTCGGCGTTTctattcatgttttttttctaatgaTGCATCAATCTGTCAGAGTGAGCGCGTTTCATCTTTGAAGTTGATTTGACCATAATAATTGGATGGTCGTGCGTAGTGTTCCATGTTTTTTGTCTACTCTTAAAGTCTCTTTGTAGCTAGAAGTGAGTTGTTTAGTTGGTAGTTGTCTGACAAATGCCAAGTAATATTGTCtgcatatattttaaaatgtacaaataaaaaagtttcgtAATATTGACCGAAAACGATGGCATATTTTTtaccattttatttaaaattcttttttttgtaGGTACCTCTACCGTGTAACCATCATTGAAAATTTTcgctattatttaaaaacatgtaaGCCAAtggaaatatataaattacataTACGATAAAGGTGCAGTAAAGGTGCTGGTGTAATAGAGGTTAACCCgctatttacataataagatATTCAAAGTAGGTACGGTTCGACCTTTCGCTTTCAATCTTTACACTACTATACTTGTTTCTGTTATTCTGAAATATTATACTACTAactgtccccgcgcgcttcgcttcgccttaaagagttttcccgtgggaattccgggataaaaagcctatgttctttcccagggtctataacatatgtataccaaatttcattcaaatccgttcagtagttttggcgtgaaagagtaacagacagacagacagacagacagacacagttactttcgcatttataatattagttaggataatataCTATTACGTACTATATGTATTGGTACATCactaatatttgtatttaatattagtgaagtataagtataacatGAAAGCCTGTTGACAAATGAGAACAATGAAACATTCAGAAATAAGTGTCATTTCAAATTCGAaatttattcttttatctacAGTCATTAAGCATTctaattagatttttttttttttttttttttttttttttttttttttttttttaaagattttattatcactccacagactttatgtccgtgcctttttgagagatcaatatattgtgagagtttggttgttttttgtcttcatcttttaactactcactactcaatgtggaagcttataatatatatattttatcttttatatatatatacctatatattattaataatttttttttttttttttgcactcctggaggaaaatctacacagacacctgggaaggggacccaggtagtgtcggcctttaaccgactaaaaacccccagttgtgcatttcttgtttttttttttttctttgtttcacacagtcacacttacaattataatggcaacaaacattagaagggtagggccagtgtcagctgtcttcagagaacttaacagacgcctgtcagtggccacacactccttttgtcatcgctgttgttttgcctggtgttaatgtgtgacagtgttcttaaaactatcttaattttattggttagttcttatacagataatattaattcatcatatactatacaatacctagatatcaaaactatacaatacatgctatatactatacataacaaaactataaaatacatgcaatacggtttggccgtcaatataaaattaaaatcaaaattctcctattccgctccattttgcgttgccaaaagccttgattgctgggcaacgacctctttgtcccgatttttttattgccatctttaggttgtactcgaggatccgtttcttcggtgctgttattgccgttttagcgaggttgccgatagcgtcctcggtgtcatccgcatagtaggtgcaggcggaggtgtgcctcgacagcgccactactgcgtgaggtatgctatcgtgcaactttattttatcttttgtttttatgataatgacggattcgtacgtcaatccctgtgcttcgtgtatggttaagacgcgtgatcccgttccttctccaaacccttggctggtcagggtctctttttcttcctgtgtatgcgtcaggaatagagtgttggtttgggattttggaattgctgcgtctgtaaaccttttcagctgcagggattggatacgcgttgtggctgcgtatatgcctgagtatacttctcttagggcgtatgcaacatccatggggtttctgtatgagcacaacagctcctgggtgatgtttgctaccagtgttgggcgactgtaccttagttcgaataggttctctctgtctatgtacggtagctggttgatgtctccgattagagcaatatcactggcacgggacaggcgggcggcaattacgattgccccgaaatggttcatcagggcctcgtcaattatcaggcgttggcatccgacatgttctctaaagccgtttactaggactgatgccatcgtacgtaccctagttctaaccatgtccccgatcctatgcgctagcctgtttcgtatatcgacggccgcctcagttgtcgtggtgataatggtgtctttgctcacatcgaagttatttaccacccaggttgtcttcccacatccaggtaccccgttcacccaagcgatggtgggcatcgtccagctattccaggtagcgttaatggtttccgcttttgctaggattttgtcctctagcataatcctggtacactgagctacgaccaccatttggttgttgtgtgggagagtgagtttcgggatgttgcgttcccagggcacgaatccgcattcctcgctataagccgccatatacgctccagtcattttgcctctgaggacttggcaactactgttatcgtatatgcaggcttcggcctcctcgagtaaaacttttagccggctttcgttctcttgcctgtaggtctgcatgatcgttttgcaggacaagagatttacctgctttgtggcggttgtaattgccataaattcgatggcggcattctctagatggtcgtttgaggtggtagctgttttcagcttcggtgggaccacctggccCATATCCGCTCGAGTAATTTTCCTCTGGGCAAGCCTTATTCCAGTTTTAGGTTCTCTGGAGATTTGGCGCCTCTCGGGTGTCCTCTGTGGTTTTCCTATAAGGCTTGAGGCAGCTGCTTTAAAAGCCTGGAGGAACCCTTGGACACGCCCTTGCGATGTTAAATTGTGCATCCTCCTTTCCATGTTCCGTTGTTCTGAAGCGGCGACAGCCCCAGCGGTCATCCTCTCCTGTAGGCGTTCAGATCCGGTGACCAAGTATTCGGCTTGTTGGTGGCAGTTGTCAATGCCCCTCGCAAGTATATGACCTTTGAGAAAGCTTAGATCTTCGCCTCTGTCCTCGTACACCACTATTTCATGATGTTTTGAGGCTTTTAGGCAACCCAGCTGGTCAACAATTTCGCCTTTCCTATACTCGATCACCATTGCGTCTACGCTTATTATCCTGGGGACGTTACTGTCTAGCGCTATCTCTCCAAGCTTACTGAGCCATGAGCATGCCTGAACGAACGGGGTGTCGTCGGCCCACTCGAATAGTGCGATGGTCTTGTTACGCCATCGCACTAGTCTGCAGGGCTGATTTCCCACTAGGGTTACTGGCAATGCGTCGTAGGCTTTACGCTTCATGGTAGCCTTCGATGTGCTCCCATTTAGGAGAGAGGCTAGGCCAGGTGATATGGCCACGCTCTTTCGCGCCCCTGAGATACAGAAGCTGATGCCGAGTCTTTCACTGCTTCCGTCCATGAACAGAGCCACGCTTCGGAGTCTTAGTCTAGCTTCTCCTTTTTCTCCACAATCCAACAGCTGATGTGTTGCTGTTTCTTTAGGAGTTGCTTGTGGTGGTGCTGTGATGGTTGTGACTGAGGCTTGATATACTGGTATTGATTGCGGGTCGGGGCGGGGTATGGTGCTGTTTCTCCTGGCTGCTACTCTGAAGACACGATCTGAATAAGATAGAAAATGAGGTCTATGCTTGGTGTCGGCCAGAATATCTTTTAATTCTGACTCCACCAAATTCCTGTCTATCAATGTCTCCAGATCTTGTCTTGCAGCAAGGAAACGGGGGCAGTCGAGAATTATATGCCAGACCGATTCAATGATGTTGGGGTCGCATTCACATTCTGGGCTTTCTTTGAGTTTAAATCTGTACAAATACTCTCCTATCCCCCCATGTCCAGTCAGCATTTGTACGTGAGCAGGGGTCAGTTTGGCACTTCGCGTAATCCGGTAAGCTTGGTTGACATCCGGTAAGAATTTACGCGTGACTGCTCCTGTACTGGATGTCGCATATCGGTCTTGCCATTTCCGGACCGATTCCTCTCTGATCTTTTTCCTGACATAGGACAGGGGGACTTTGTCATAGTCGTGGGAGGTGCTTTGTAGAGCTGCCGTTTTGGCGAGCTCATCGGCTCTTTCGTTCCCGGCAGTTCCAATGTGTGCCCTCAGCCAAAACATTTTTATCTCCCTGCCCTCGCACACGACCCtcgcaatgttttcctttatgcTTCTTGCCAGGGGGTGGCTCAGTTTCGGATTTCGGAGCAGATCGAGTGATGATCTCGAGTCGCTCAAGATGTTCACTTTGTTATCCGTACTAGAGCTCACCAGTCTTGTTGCCCTGTGAAGGGCATAAAGTTCCGATTGGAAGACCGTGCACGACGGGTGGAGACCAAAAGTCTCGGACAGTTTTTCTTTTCCATCCTCCCACCAACTTAGGGCGGCGCCGACTTTTCCCTCTATCTTGCTTCCATCCGTGAAGATTTGGGAACCGGTATGCAACGGGTTGGTGTTTTCAAAGAACTCGTAGTTGGTAGAGGTAAGTGTGGACGGATGTGGTAAGTCCAGGTACCCTACTTTCCGTTCGAGCTCTTTGCCTGGCGGGAGGTAGTCGgttgacaaaagttttttggATTTGTACAGATTTGCTGCCTCCTGTATTCTGAGATCGAGAGGCAGCAATCCCGATAGTGCCAGTGCAGATGTGAGCGACACTGTTCGGTAGGCTTTGCATATTTTCTGCGCGAAACCTCTTTGCAGCGAGAACAgttgttttttgttcatttccaGTTCAACGGCTTCCGACCAGACGCTTGCGGCGTATGTCATGATGGGCTCCACTACTGCGATGTATATTGTCCTCACAATTTCACCGTTAAGTCCCCAGGTTACTTTCGCCGCTCGCGCTAGCTGTTTGTAAATATCCGCTGCCTTTTTACACTGAGCGGTAATATGAGCTTTAAAAGTTAACCTGCGGTCTATGATGAGGCCCAGCAGTTTTATTTCCTCTACGAGATTAATTTTTGTGCCAGCCATGGATAGTTGGGGTAGATCGTACTTCATCTTCTTTGTTAGTAGCATCGCGTTGGTCTTATGCGGTGCGAAGTTGAGTTTGTTCCGAGTTCCCCATTCCACTATTCCATTTAGTACTTTGTTCGCTGACTCCTCTAGGGTGTTTACTGCTTGACCTGTGAAGACAAGGGCCACATCATCTGCGAAAGCTTGGCAATACACTCCCTCAGCCTCTAGTTTGTGTAGCAGTGAGTCGAGTATGATGTTCCAGAACGTCGGTCCTCCTATGGAGCCTTGGACACATCCTTTAGTGGTTCCCTTCTCACATGCTGCACGAGCGTAATTAACCTTGATTTTTCGGTCACTGAGATAAGAGCATACCATCTCGTACAGATTTCGTGGGCACCTTTTCTTTGTCAGTTGATGTTTTAAAGCGGGCCACCATGCGTTGTCGAAAGCACCCTCTATGTCCAGGGAGATGAGAATGACGATGTTTTTACTGTTTATTCCCTCTCTTAGGTGTTCTACGAGGTCATAGAGGGCGTCCTCGGTTCCTCTCTGAGGCATGAAGCCGTACTGTTTTATGTTAAGCGTCGGGAAGATATGCCACTGGAGGCGACTGACCATTagtttttcaacaatttttccGAGAACTGAGAGTAACCCTATTGGTCTGTAGGATTTTGGGTGTGTATAGTCCTCTTTGCCAGCTTTCCGCAAGATAACCACGTGGGCCGTTTTCCATTGGGATGGGAAATGTTTAAACGATAAGCACTTATTGGCTATCGCCATGAACACCTCCCTATCGCACTGAATGGCTGCGCCACAGATATCGGCAGTGAAGCCATCGGATCCGGGGGCTTTTTTTGCGTTCATTGCTTGTAGCACGAGGTCTATTTCTGCGGCAGTAAATGGTGGATCGTCATCTTTAAGATCCTGAGGTATGTTCTTTGTTTTTTCTCTCAGTTCCGCATGGAATAGTTGGTCGGTGCTTACGGAGTCATCTGGGTAGAATGTCTTGGCTAGGAGTTCCGCCGACTCTTGGGGGGATAACGTGTTGCCCGCAGGGTCTCTTAGAAGCATGTCTTCCTGCTTGCCGGAGGTTTTCTTTATGACCCTGTAGATTTTGTCCCAcatgctttctttttcctgAGTCGTACAGAACTCCTTCCAACTTTGTGTTTGGGCTTTCTCGGCTTGCTCGGAGTACTCTACTTTGGCTTTTTGATACTCTTCTATGACGTGAGGCATTCTGGAAGCAGCAGCATTCCTTATTCTCCTTTTTTTCCTCAGAACATCTTTTTTTAGATCTTCAAGCGACTTTGACCACCATGGGGGTTTGAGTTCCCCGTTCCATTTTCCTGCGGTTGGGATGGTTTTTTCGCAGGCTGCATGGATGGCTTCAGTATACGCTGAGATCATCTTTTCAAGATCTTCTGGGTTATCACACTCTTTAACAGatgaaattgtaatgtttttctCAACTAGGAGCAGTTTCAGTTTTGACGCAAATTTCGACCAGTTCGCCTTTCTGGTGTTATAGATACGCGTTGTGATTGGCTTGAGATGTTCTAGTGCCTTTCCCGTGCGCATTGCGAAAGTGATAGCATTGTGGTCTGAAGTTATGAGATTTGCGTCGACTTTCCACTCCTCGATCTTACCCAGAAGGGACGTACTGCAGGCGGTAACATCTACCCTGCTTTTGCAGATTTTTCCATTTCTGTAGGTTTCGAAGGTTGGTGTGTCTCCTGTGTTGAGAATATGGAGGTCCATTTCTGTTAGGAATGAGCTGTATGCCGCTCCTCTGTCATTTTCCGAGACGCTACCCCACCAGTGActccatgcattaacgtcgcCTGCTACAATAAGGTTCCGCGTGTTCAATTTGCCACAGAATGTCTTTGTCCTCTGAATATACGGATCTATTTCCTGATCCCCCTCAAAGTAGACTGATACCAGGCCCAGTTTTGTGCCCCCCCCGATCACCATGGCTGCTGCCTCGGTTTCCGTGACCAACTGTGGGTCGTGGATTACCTCCAGCTGGTCACCGAAGACGATGATGGCTGCCTTTACTGGTTTTTGTCGGTTGAGGGTACACTGGATAAGGCGTGTTCCTGGTTGTTGTTTCATATAGCCATGTTTACCCACGTAAGGTTCTTGAACAAGGGCTATTGAAACATTCGTCGCCTTCGCCACCTGGTATAGTTCCGTGGTTGCCAGTTTGGACCTGTGAAGATTTGCCTggatcatttttaaattgttgttGTATTGGTCCGAACTTTGGGGGGATGATTTATGCATCTGTGTGGAGCCTTTAGCAGTAAGAGATTCGCGACCGTGCTATAGCATCCCATTTTGTTCTTTCGGGACACTCACTACTGAACGCGTTGTGCGACAGGTCGTTCCTCTCCCCATTGGCTGACGCTGAGCAGTTTTTGCACGTGGGCGGGAGTCTGTCCAGTCGCACCTGACATTTCTCCCATGTGTGTTTACCTCCACAATGGCTGCAGAGGTCCTCTGTTTCCCTACAGATCGCCTTTGTATGGCCGAAACCGAGACATTTCGTGCATTGCACGAGAGGGGATTGGTCTGCCACAGGTCTCCTTTGAAGACCTATGTAGACTTTCCCTGCCTCTATAAGCCTTTTGTGGGCGAGCGGGGAAACTTCCAGGACCGGGTGGCATTCATGGGTGTTGCGTGCCTTTTTCCTGTATCGCACCTTCATAGTGCATTCTTTGAGGTCTTGGCCTTGGAGCAGTTGCTTATTCTGCGCCAGGAGGTGCTCCACAATCTCTGCGTCAGTGTGGACCTTGAGGAcatcttttattataattagagGATTCCCTGCCTTTGCCACCTGTACCCTTAGGCCTTTGTCCATTTGGACCCTTTTGTGGATGAGGTTCAGATCCTCGCTTGTTCCACAGCTTAGGACcactttttggtttttggcCTTTCTAATTCTGTCCACCTTGGCTCCCGTTTTCTTGGTGTCCAGTGCGACCGCTATCCGGTCAATTAAATTGTCCCCGGTCTGGTTTTGATCACTGGACGATATTATGAGAGTGTGGTTTGGTCTTGGTGGTGGAGGGGGTAGTGCGGCGACTTTAGCGTAGGTCTTTTTGGCCCCCTTTTCACCCTCCGCAAGGCACATTTCAGCCTCGAGGCTGAGGGATGGTGGTGGTATCCTCAGCTTCTCTTCTCTCATTGTGCGGAGCTCGGACTTGACGGCCTCAAGCGTTTCCGTGATGGGCTGGAGCTGCTCTTTGAGGTCGACAGTGACGGGCTGCGGGAGGGACTCGGGAATCCTCTTAGAGTCTATTTTGCTGAGGATTTCTAGGACTTTGCCCATTTCGCAGTTGTCAGGCTTGATTTCATTGGGCGGCTGAGACTCCAGAATACCGACCATTTTTATGTTG includes:
- the LOC125491482 gene encoding uncharacterized protein LOC125491482; this translates as MYEPPNGNDLCAKWYLPKKHQLEQLRQRGWDHRKEPSPPTATEVQVDSQSEATSSVREQESATASVVAKVINWEQCNLSPPREILSDNESEASSFDLAVSNVSSKGRPSMLFAPSGKRKGVEMDVATKLANEMLQKGKEALEQACKIKREHKTTALESLAGLYEIVLSLSDSRSRHRCNLEKERSRHATELMRVERAHTKHLNELNKQLAGELGLARKDLAANLAETKAIRDWQGYETQEPHRLIKETAEAIADLKQRLKMLNDAVATQTGHTTSNEPLLRDHAIIKIGVETIKNQVDELRRDVHKEAEKASEIHGLNIKMVGILESQPPNEIKPDNCEMGKVLEILSKIDSKRIPESLPQPVTVDLKEQLQPITETLEAVKSELRTMREEKLRIPPPSLSLEAEMCLAEGEKGAKKTYAKVAALPPPPPRPNHTLIISSSDQNQTGDNLIDRIAVALDTKKTGAKVDRIRKAKNQKVVLSCGTSEDLNLIHKRVQMDKGLRVQVAKAGNPLIIIKDVLKVHTDAEIVEHLLAQNKQLLQGQDLKECTMKVRYRKKARNTHECHPVLEVSPLAHKRLIEAGKVYIGLQRRPVADQSPLVQCTKCLGFGHTKAICRETEDLCSHCGGKHTWEKCQVRLDRLPPTCKNCSASANGERNDLSHNAFSSECPERTKWDAIARSRISYC